The following proteins are encoded in a genomic region of Hymenobacter siberiensis:
- a CDS encoding SDR family oxidoreductase, which translates to MRAFITGANRGLGLELTRQYLERGDQVFAASRQPAQAAELQTLRQQYADRLVLLSLDVTDAASIAAAVQGVQAVTDALDVLINNAGVYPHAGSGDAHQRLGQLTHDDAMETMQVNAIGPLLVSQALLPLLRVGHKGRILSISSGQGSLTWKATGDPYHYSASKAALNMYMRSLAAEIGHMGLISVLVDPGWMRTEMGGDHATQEPADSARGIIRMAEQLHTEENGSFVTWQGQPVPW; encoded by the coding sequence ATGCGCGCTTTCATCACCGGAGCCAACCGGGGCCTGGGCCTCGAACTTACCCGCCAGTACCTGGAGCGCGGCGACCAGGTATTTGCCGCCAGCCGGCAGCCCGCCCAGGCCGCCGAGCTGCAAACCCTGAGGCAGCAATACGCCGACCGCCTCGTGCTGCTGTCCCTCGACGTGACCGACGCGGCCTCCATCGCGGCGGCCGTGCAAGGCGTGCAGGCCGTAACCGACGCCCTCGATGTGCTGATTAACAACGCCGGCGTATACCCGCACGCGGGCTCCGGCGATGCGCACCAGCGCCTGGGCCAGCTCACCCACGACGATGCCATGGAAACCATGCAGGTGAATGCCATTGGGCCGCTGCTGGTGTCGCAGGCACTGCTGCCGCTGCTGCGCGTCGGCCATAAAGGCCGCATTCTCAGCATCTCCTCGGGCCAGGGCTCGCTGACCTGGAAAGCCACCGGCGACCCCTACCACTACAGCGCCAGCAAGGCCGCCCTGAACATGTACATGCGCAGCCTGGCGGCCGAAATCGGCCATATGGGCCTGATTTCGGTACTGGTAGACCCCGGCTGGATGCGCACTGAGATGGGCGGCGACCATGCCACCCAGGAGCCGGCCGATTCGGCCCGCGGCATTATCCGCATGGCCGAGCAGCTGCACACTGAGGAAAACGGCAGCTTCGTGACCTGGCAGGGCCAGCCCGTGCCGTGGTAG
- a CDS encoding SusC/RagA family TonB-linked outer membrane protein, which translates to MRKRLLLFLFMVLGFAAHDLRAQDRTIAGTVAGSDGASIPGVTVLVKGTKIGTSTDADGKFSLAAPATASTMVFSYVGYATQEVAIGNKTSFNISLATDTKSLEEVVVVGYGTQSRRDLTGNVASISGKEIATSPVQSFDQALQGRASGVNITTPNGVLNNPPVIRIRGTNSINLSSAPLVVIDGIPAYSGNTSAVGSVPNNPLSNLNPADIESMEVLKDASSTAIYGSRAAGGVILVTTKKGKKGQSHLTYDTWVGWSKPVRLYDVLNAPDYISIKNEAVRNLNANRTSVGGTPNNVEGFKATDANGVTADTRWYDYIYRTGFSQSHNLNFSGGTDKTTFYSSLGYTNQKGMLERNEFQRISARVNVDHKLFSQVTVGMRVAYSNTHNASPNSGSVADGAFGTGGLGRLPLVLPPNVSPYNPDGTFNVSGAGVGPGPNTNPSSTTGAPLLPGYYNPLVDLAYNYFNSDGNEVQGSVYANLEVAKGLNLRTTYGLNRISFEDKSFYTALAGDGQSTGGSASNYYRTNNRWNWQNTLQYDHTFGEKHNLSLLVGNEQQATDIQRWGATRTSVADPYFTTFQGNFTNIAESGRFQGVNYLVSFFGRLNYSFNRKYLATLNVRRDGYSAFAKKFGNFYGASLGYVVSEEDFWKNSSFSQTFSFLKFTGSYGSVGNNQGIGDFVTQQTYGSGLYASNATLFFGNAGNPNLTWETSKKTDLGVSFGFLQDRLTGDFSYYRNLVDGLILDVPQAPSKGIPNSAGQGNLGNSYLLNVGSMENTGVELNLRYNVLQGGKFTWSVNGNLTTLKNRVQALAFEGQRIGTATSNLETANYTKVGQSVGEILAVPSLGVNPANGRRMLQKADGTVVQYEHLGSGWTTLDGKPTTAPSQLVDGVYYGPVLPTWYGGLDNTFRYRFLDLGVFVQFSGGNYIYNGTKAGLHDQRFWNNQTDIKNHWTTENTNAEWPRVVYGDNVSNGSALVMSSNVEKGDFARLRQVSLGYTFTPAFLTRINVANARLYVQVQNAFLLTKYSGIDPEISTNGGSNTGAGVDRNSVGQARTYTVGFNIGF; encoded by the coding sequence ATGAGAAAACGCTTACTCTTATTCCTGTTCATGGTTCTGGGCTTCGCGGCGCACGACCTCAGGGCCCAAGACCGAACCATTGCCGGCACGGTAGCGGGCTCGGATGGGGCTTCCATCCCGGGCGTGACGGTGCTCGTGAAAGGCACCAAAATAGGTACCTCTACCGATGCGGACGGCAAATTTTCCCTGGCAGCCCCCGCCACGGCTAGCACCATGGTGTTTTCCTATGTGGGCTATGCCACGCAGGAAGTAGCCATCGGCAACAAAACGTCCTTCAACATCTCCTTGGCAACCGACACCAAGAGCCTCGAAGAGGTGGTGGTGGTGGGCTACGGCACCCAGAGCCGGCGCGACCTGACGGGCAACGTGGCCTCCATCAGCGGCAAGGAGATTGCGACCTCACCGGTGCAGAGCTTCGACCAGGCCTTGCAGGGCCGCGCTTCGGGCGTGAACATCACTACGCCCAACGGGGTGTTGAACAACCCGCCCGTCATTCGTATCCGGGGCACGAACTCCATTAACCTGAGCTCGGCCCCGCTGGTGGTCATTGACGGCATTCCGGCCTACAGCGGCAATACCTCGGCCGTGGGCAGCGTGCCCAACAACCCGCTCAGCAACCTGAACCCGGCCGACATTGAAAGCATGGAAGTGCTGAAGGATGCCTCGTCTACGGCCATCTACGGCTCGCGGGCCGCCGGTGGGGTTATTCTGGTAACGACCAAGAAGGGCAAAAAAGGCCAGAGCCATCTCACCTATGATACCTGGGTGGGCTGGTCGAAACCGGTACGCCTCTACGACGTCCTCAACGCCCCCGACTACATCAGCATCAAGAATGAGGCCGTGCGCAACCTGAATGCCAACCGCACGTCGGTGGGCGGCACGCCCAACAACGTGGAAGGCTTTAAGGCCACTGATGCCAACGGCGTCACGGCCGATACCCGCTGGTATGACTACATCTACCGCACGGGCTTCTCGCAGTCGCACAACCTGAACTTTTCGGGCGGTACCGACAAAACCACCTTCTACTCGTCGTTGGGCTATACCAACCAGAAGGGCATGCTGGAGCGCAACGAGTTCCAGCGCATTTCGGCCCGCGTGAACGTTGACCACAAGCTCTTTAGCCAGGTCACGGTAGGCATGCGCGTGGCTTACTCGAACACCCACAACGCTTCGCCCAACTCGGGCTCGGTGGCCGACGGGGCCTTTGGCACGGGCGGGCTGGGCCGGCTGCCGCTGGTGCTGCCGCCCAACGTTTCACCCTACAACCCCGACGGCACCTTCAACGTGAGCGGGGCCGGCGTGGGCCCGGGACCCAACACCAACCCCAGCTCGACGACCGGCGCGCCCCTACTGCCGGGCTACTACAACCCGCTGGTGGATTTGGCCTATAACTACTTCAACTCCGACGGCAATGAAGTGCAGGGCAGCGTGTATGCCAACCTGGAAGTGGCGAAGGGCCTGAACCTGCGCACCACCTACGGCCTGAATCGCATTTCCTTCGAAGACAAATCGTTTTACACGGCCCTGGCCGGCGATGGCCAGTCGACGGGCGGCTCGGCCAGCAACTACTACCGCACCAACAACCGCTGGAACTGGCAGAACACGCTGCAATACGACCACACCTTTGGCGAGAAGCATAACCTGTCGCTGCTGGTGGGCAACGAGCAGCAAGCCACCGACATCCAGCGCTGGGGCGCCACCCGCACCTCGGTAGCCGACCCGTACTTCACCACCTTCCAGGGCAACTTCACCAACATTGCCGAATCGGGCCGCTTCCAGGGCGTCAACTACCTGGTATCGTTCTTCGGCCGCCTCAACTACAGCTTCAACCGCAAGTACCTGGCCACGCTGAACGTGCGCCGCGACGGCTACTCGGCCTTCGCCAAGAAATTCGGCAACTTCTACGGGGCATCGCTCGGCTACGTGGTATCGGAGGAAGACTTCTGGAAAAACTCCTCTTTCTCGCAGACCTTTTCGTTCCTGAAGTTTACGGGCAGCTACGGCAGCGTGGGCAACAACCAGGGCATCGGCGATTTCGTGACGCAGCAAACCTACGGCTCGGGCCTGTACGCCTCGAACGCAACGCTGTTCTTCGGCAACGCCGGCAATCCGAACCTGACCTGGGAAACCAGCAAGAAAACGGACCTGGGCGTGTCGTTCGGCTTTTTGCAGGACCGCCTGACGGGCGATTTCTCCTACTACCGCAACCTGGTGGACGGCCTGATTCTGGACGTGCCCCAGGCACCTTCCAAAGGCATTCCGAACAGCGCGGGCCAGGGCAACCTGGGCAACTCCTACCTGCTAAACGTGGGCTCGATGGAGAACACAGGCGTTGAGCTCAACCTGCGCTACAATGTGCTCCAGGGTGGCAAATTCACCTGGTCCGTTAATGGCAACCTGACCACGCTCAAAAACCGCGTGCAGGCCCTGGCTTTTGAAGGCCAACGCATTGGCACGGCTACTTCGAACCTCGAAACCGCGAACTACACCAAAGTGGGCCAGTCGGTGGGCGAAATCCTGGCTGTGCCTTCGCTGGGCGTGAACCCGGCCAACGGCCGCCGCATGCTGCAAAAGGCCGACGGCACCGTGGTGCAGTACGAGCACCTGGGCTCGGGCTGGACTACCCTCGACGGCAAGCCCACCACGGCCCCCAGCCAGCTGGTGGATGGCGTTTATTACGGCCCGGTATTGCCCACCTGGTATGGCGGCCTCGACAACACGTTCCGCTACCGCTTCCTCGATTTGGGCGTATTTGTGCAGTTTTCGGGCGGCAACTACATCTACAACGGCACCAAGGCCGGCCTGCATGACCAGCGCTTCTGGAACAACCAGACCGACATCAAAAACCACTGGACGACGGAGAACACCAACGCCGAGTGGCCGCGCGTGGTTTACGGCGACAACGTGTCGAACGGCTCGGCACTGGTGATGTCGTCGAACGTAGAAAAAGGCGACTTTGCCCGCCTGCGGCAGGTATCGCTGGGCTATACCTTCACCCCCGCCTTCCTTACCCGCATCAACGTGGCCAACGCCCGCCTCTACGTGCAGGTGCAGAATGCCTTCCTGCTCACCAAATACTCGGGCATCGACCCGGAAATCTCGACCAATGGTGGTAGCAACACCGGAGCTGGCGTCGACCGCAACTCCGTGGGACAGGCCCGCACCTACACCGTGGGCTTCAACATTGGCTTTTAA